A single genomic interval of Deltaproteobacteria bacterium harbors:
- a CDS encoding alpha-amylase, with translation MKAIIGSAVGYVLTLLLSNQAIASASKDHPSSQHGATTDFREESIYFVMTARFYDGDPSNNYYNRDRIKLGDPQWRGDFRGLISKLDYIRDLGFTAIWITPPIENRSGLDYHGYHGYDWERVDPRLESDDASYQDLIHAVHAKGMKIIQDVVINHSSQYGIRGKVWIDHLPIKYFRPANGSTINHGPYLGHLGDYRSEYREDNDNPLAPRWFAERQFSDAAGLRPLRDPVTGVVVPKPGYDPQRFFGIDAKRLDPDWYHLDGFMAGGDWENPRALQRKHLAGDAVDLATERQHVQDYLNQAIHKYIDMGIDGIRIDTLKHLDRDNVLSFVDDWVAYKPDLFVFGENLVKGSGLGQELSNDNASAVIRPWWYTRRATLASDPYSGPDSGLSVIDFPLFATFRDNIKNGNFSGIGAQLNWDWIYGDASKLVTFFQNHDVGPDNDFKYRFGGEMWKAAMVYNLLWTIRGIPCLYYGEEIEFQKGLPQDIDGPTMTLDQTGRAYFGAHLASSGLTQTKAHPLYQHIKRLNLIRRSVPALQKGRMQQVQEWGSGMSFVRDHAETHSYAVVGLAAGTAQNITVTGVTPGIYRDAVSGQEYRSVNGKISFSVAAHAAAVLVLNGPGKIGSDGLFLH, from the coding sequence ATGAAGGCTATCATTGGTTCTGCAGTTGGTTATGTGTTGACTCTGCTGTTGTCGAACCAAGCTATCGCCAGCGCCTCTAAAGATCACCCCTCATCGCAGCACGGTGCCACGACCGACTTTCGGGAAGAGTCTATCTACTTCGTGATGACGGCGCGTTTTTATGATGGCGATCCAAGCAACAACTACTACAACCGTGACCGTATTAAGCTAGGTGACCCACAATGGCGCGGTGATTTCCGTGGACTCATCTCTAAACTAGATTACATTAGGGATCTGGGATTCACGGCCATTTGGATTACGCCACCTATCGAGAATCGCAGCGGCCTCGATTACCATGGCTATCATGGCTACGACTGGGAGCGCGTCGACCCTCGCCTTGAATCAGACGACGCAAGTTACCAGGACCTGATTCATGCCGTGCACGCCAAAGGCATGAAAATCATCCAAGATGTGGTCATCAATCACTCTAGTCAGTACGGAATCCGGGGCAAAGTTTGGATCGATCATCTGCCCATCAAATATTTCCGGCCTGCAAACGGTAGTACGATTAACCATGGTCCATATCTGGGTCATTTAGGTGATTACCGTAGTGAGTATCGTGAAGATAACGACAACCCACTGGCGCCGCGCTGGTTTGCTGAGCGCCAATTTAGCGACGCTGCCGGTTTAAGACCGCTACGCGATCCTGTAACTGGCGTCGTCGTTCCTAAGCCAGGTTACGATCCCCAGCGCTTTTTTGGTATCGACGCAAAAAGACTCGATCCTGATTGGTATCATTTGGACGGATTTATGGCCGGCGGTGACTGGGAAAATCCACGGGCACTACAGCGCAAGCACTTAGCTGGTGATGCCGTTGACCTGGCTACGGAGCGGCAGCATGTCCAAGATTATCTAAACCAGGCCATCCATAAGTATATTGACATGGGCATCGACGGCATTCGTATTGACACGCTGAAGCACCTTGATCGGGACAACGTGCTGTCATTTGTTGATGACTGGGTGGCCTATAAACCTGATCTTTTTGTCTTTGGCGAGAACTTAGTCAAGGGCAGTGGCCTGGGGCAGGAACTTAGCAATGACAACGCATCAGCTGTGATTAGACCGTGGTGGTACACGAGGCGGGCGACGCTAGCGAGTGATCCTTATTCGGGTCCTGATTCGGGACTTTCGGTAATCGATTTCCCCTTATTTGCGACGTTTCGAGATAATATCAAAAACGGCAATTTTAGTGGCATCGGTGCCCAGCTAAACTGGGACTGGATCTATGGTGACGCGAGTAAGTTAGTTACTTTTTTCCAGAATCATGATGTAGGTCCTGACAACGACTTCAAGTATCGGTTTGGTGGTGAGATGTGGAAGGCTGCCATGGTCTATAACCTCCTCTGGACCATCCGCGGGATACCCTGCCTTTACTACGGTGAGGAAATAGAATTCCAAAAAGGGCTACCGCAAGATATCGACGGCCCGACGATGACTCTAGACCAAACGGGTCGCGCCTATTTTGGCGCGCACTTGGCATCCTCAGGGTTAACACAGACTAAAGCACACCCACTCTATCAACACATAAAACGGCTGAACCTGATTCGTCGTTCCGTACCAGCGCTGCAAAAGGGTCGGATGCAGCAGGTGCAGGAATGGGGTAGCGGCATGTCCTTCGTCCGGGATCACGCGGAAACCCATAGTTATGCGGTCGTGGGACTCGCCGCAGGGACAGCTCAGAACATCACGGTCACGGGAGTCACACCTGGTATTTACCGAGATGCCGTCAGTGGCCAGGAATATCGTTCCGTGAACGGTAAGATCTCGTTCTCCGTGGCCGCGCACGCCGCAGCTGTTCTAGTGCTAAACGGCCCGGGTAAAATTGGCAGCGACGGACTATTTCTCCATTGA
- a CDS encoding trypsin-like serine protease yields MTTSRHTSTLCLVLLLLGGCRAYKKQETSEVRIVGGEFPHMNPDQRTMAHTVSLIARATPNSAMRCTGVVIGPHQVVTAAHCLVNAKQLDIGIGPRYWRLPGIQTTNIMRHPRWTKGYHYDVGIVTFSGDLPDKVKPVPIADKNNLKSGDTVLIAGYGSSGEVHPDLRGEFGFLRQVWVEVDLMEPETTTFTIKPYARKGGCHGDSGGPAFLDRGGKLELIGLISGPSTDAPCDEGHGTLTQIAKYQGWLKCAFQLAQNPLDTLADDESSVDCPASKG; encoded by the coding sequence ATGACCACATCACGTCATACGTCAACCCTGTGTCTCGTCCTTTTATTACTCGGTGGATGCCGTGCCTATAAGAAACAAGAAACCAGCGAGGTCCGGATCGTCGGTGGTGAGTTTCCCCATATGAACCCAGATCAAAGGACTATGGCCCATACCGTGTCCCTCATTGCCAGAGCCACACCCAATTCAGCCATGCGTTGCACCGGCGTGGTGATCGGCCCCCACCAGGTGGTCACCGCGGCGCATTGTTTGGTTAATGCCAAACAGCTCGACATAGGCATCGGACCGCGGTACTGGCGCCTACCCGGCATTCAGACCACGAATATCATGCGCCATCCGCGGTGGACGAAGGGCTATCATTATGATGTCGGCATTGTGACTTTTAGCGGCGATCTGCCCGACAAGGTTAAGCCAGTGCCGATTGCTGACAAAAACAATCTGAAGAGCGGTGACACCGTGCTTATTGCTGGCTATGGGAGCTCGGGTGAGGTTCATCCGGATTTGCGTGGTGAGTTTGGTTTTTTGCGGCAAGTCTGGGTGGAGGTTGATCTCATGGAGCCCGAGACCACTACCTTTACTATCAAGCCTTACGCGCGCAAGGGTGGCTGCCATGGAGACTCTGGCGGCCCTGCATTTCTCGACCGAGGCGGCAAACTTGAGTTGATCGGTCTGATCTCGGGACCTAGCACTGATGCACCTTGTGACGAGGGTCACGGGACCCTGACGCAGATTGCGAAGTATCAAGGCTGGCTCAAATGCGCATTTCAATTGGCCCAAAACCCATTAGACACCTTGGCTGACGATGAGTCATCCGTCGATTGCCCCGCCTCAAAGGGATGA
- a CDS encoding GNAT family N-acetyltransferase: MICSRCRPNRLWEHVVSEKGARQLVLRFPSLSDEQLFETARAESLGSSTPFAFGYGECTDFKDYLQLLQNYRRGTNLPSGHVPSLFLLAEVNGIVVGRITLRLALTKSLYRYGGHVGYVVRPKFRGQGYAKEMLRHIIIIARALGFNGLLVCTSPTNEASIRVIRACGGIYRDEVSYDDGMVGHRYWISCASALATPEQMPEVIPLRSVSEPTCVQN; encoded by the coding sequence ATAATTTGCTCCCGGTGTCGACCTAATCGCCTGTGGGAGCATGTCGTGAGTGAAAAAGGTGCAAGACAACTTGTCTTGCGATTTCCGAGTTTAAGTGACGAACAGTTATTCGAAACGGCTAGAGCTGAGAGCCTTGGTTCTAGCACGCCGTTTGCCTTCGGGTATGGCGAGTGTACTGATTTCAAAGATTACTTGCAGCTTTTGCAAAACTATCGCCGGGGCACCAATCTGCCATCCGGGCACGTACCGTCACTCTTTTTACTCGCTGAGGTCAATGGCATCGTTGTTGGTCGCATTACCCTGCGCCTCGCCCTTACTAAGTCACTCTACCGCTACGGCGGCCATGTCGGCTACGTCGTCCGCCCAAAGTTTCGCGGCCAAGGCTACGCCAAAGAAATGCTCAGGCACATCATCATCATTGCCAGAGCGCTCGGCTTCAATGGACTGCTAGTCTGCACGTCGCCGACCAATGAAGCATCGATCCGCGTCATAAGGGCCTGCGGTGGCATTTATCGCGACGAAGTTAGCTATGACGACGGGATGGTGGGGCATCGCTACTGGATAAGCTGCGCCTCGGCACTAGCCACGCCTGAACAGATGCCGGAGGTGATTCCCTTACGGTCAGTTAGTGAACCA